TCATCGCCGACATCCGGGTCAAGCACGCGGCGCCGTTGGCGCCCCGTCCGGTGGCCGACGAGGCGCGCGACCTGCGATTGCGGGGCCTGGCCGACGCGCTCGTGGTCACGGGCGTGGCCACCGGCGCCGGCGCCGACCCGGCCGAACTGGCGGCCCTGCGTCTGGCGCTGCCCGATTGTCCGCTCCTGGTCGGCAGCGGCGTCACGACCGACAACCTGGGGCAGTTCCTGCCCGCGGCCGACGGCTTCATCGTCGGGACCGCGCTCAAGGAGGCCGGCGATGTCGCCGCGCCGGTCAGCGCGGCCCGCGTGGCCGCCTTCACGACGCGGCTCGCGGCCGCCCGGGGGAGCAACTCATGAACATCCTGGTGACTGGTGGCGCCGGCTTCATCGGCTCGAACCATGTCCGGTACCTGCTGCGGAACTCGGACGATCGCGTGGTGAACCTCGACCTGCTGACCTACGCGGGCAACTTGGAAAACCTCGCCGGCTGCGAGGACGATCCCCGGTACCGCTTCGTGCGCGGCGATATTCGCGACCGCGACCTCCTGCGTACGCTGCTGCAGCAGGAAGCGATCGACGCCGTCGTCCATTTCGCCGCCGAAAGCCATGTGGATCGATCCGTCGAGGGTCCCGAGGTCTTCATCACCACCAACGTGCTGGGCACCGAGATCCTGCTCGAGGAATCGCGTGCGGCCGGCGTGCAGAAATTCGTCATGGTCTCCACCGACGAGGTCTACGGTTCCCTCGGCAGCGAAGGATATTTCACAGAGAACTCGCCGCTGGCCCCGAATTCGCCCTACGCGGCGAGCAAGGCTGCGGCCGACCTGCTTTGCCGTTCGTTCTTCAAGACGTTCGGCTTCCCGGTCGTCGTCACGCGCTGCAGCAACAACTACGGCCCGTACCAGTTTCCCGAGAAGCTCATCCCGCTGATGATCGCCAACGCGCTCGAAGGCAAGCCGCTGCCCGTCTACGGCGACGGCCTGCAGGTGCGTGACTGGCTCTTCGTCGAGGATCACTGTCGCGCCGTCGACCTCGCGCTGCGGCACGGGCGTCCCGGCG
The bacterium DNA segment above includes these coding regions:
- the rfbB gene encoding dTDP-glucose 4,6-dehydratase — encoded protein: MNILVTGGAGFIGSNHVRYLLRNSDDRVVNLDLLTYAGNLENLAGCEDDPRYRFVRGDIRDRDLLRTLLQQEAIDAVVHFAAESHVDRSVEGPEVFITTNVLGTEILLEESRAAGVQKFVMVSTDEVYGSLGSEGYFTENSPLAPNSPYAASKAAADLLCRSFFKTFGFPVVVTRCSNNYGPYQFPEKLIPLMIANALEGKPLPVYGDGLQVRDWLFVEDHCRAVDLALRHGRPGGVYNVGGGNEMRNLDLVHLLLEKLGLGRELITFVADRPGHDRRYAIDASHITAELGWAPSVDFATGMARTVDWYLAERAWWEKIRTGRYVEYYDLMYGPGRRHAGGV